From the genome of Faecalibacterium prausnitzii:
TCGGTGGTGATGGGCTTGCCCACGATGGTGTTGGAATCCACCATCTGACGGACCTTGTCCATCGTGACATTCATTAAACCCTGGATCGGATGCTCAGCCATAAAATCGGCCTCCTTATTTCAATGAGTGGGAAAAAGCGGGAACGCTTTCTCCGGAACTGCCCCCGCCGCAGCGGACAGGCAGAACACACCATACAGTTATATTATAACCAAATTATAGGAAGACGTCCAGCACTTTTTCGCGCCAGAACTCGCAAAGCACACGCACTGCCGTAAAGACGATGGCATACGCCTGTGCCGATACCCGGAAGGACACCCGGTCCTGCACCGTCGGCTGGGCCGAACCGAAATCCGGAAGCAGCCGCAGCTGCTCAAAATCGAGATAGACGAACCGGTCGAGGAAGCCCAGTGCCGGATAGAGCCAGGCGTTCAGCCTGCCATAGCTGCGGGCAGCTTCGGCGGGGTCCTCGCCCCGGACGCCCAGCACGACGTTGATCTTCGTGATGCGCAGCGACCCGATGATGGCTCTGGTCAGCCGGCCCGCCCCCCGCAGGATGGTGCAGAGGATGTTCAGGGTCAGCCGGGCCTTTTTGCGGGGCGGGGTCTCCGGCCTGGGCTTCTGGTCCGCTTTCTGTTCGGCCGGTTTTTTCTTCTTTTTCTTTTTCGGCTTTTCCGGTGCAGGATACTGGAACACCGGCAGGGTCAGCCCCAGCGCACCGACCCGGATGGTCAGCACATCGTTCTCCCACTGCACATCCGCGCAGAAGGGGCAGAACAGCAGCACTACCGCCAGGGTCAGGACCACCAGCAGCAGGATGCCGATCCCTTTCAAGAGAACGAGCAGCACCGTTCCCAAAACGCTCAGAACGCTCATACCTCTCCCCCGCTTTCTTCCCTGCTGTGGATGGGCGGCAGGTCGTCCAGGCTGGACAGGCCAAAGCACCGCAGAAACACATCCGTCGTCCGGAACGCCACCGGCCGTCCGGGCAGGTCCAGCCGCCCGGCCTCTTCGATGAGGCCTTTTTCCAGCAGGCCGGATACGCTGGACGAGGAGTCCACGCCGCGCACCTGTTCAATGAATGCGCGGGAGACCGGCTGGTTGTAGGCGATGACGGTCAGCGTCTCCATCGCCGCCGGGCCCAGCGGCACCGAGCGCCGGGTATCCAGCACCCGGCGGACCGGTTCGGCAAAGTCGGCCTTGGTGGCCAGCTGCCAGTGGGTGTTCAGGTGGAGCAGGCACAGGCCGCTGTCCTCGCGGGCATAGCGGGTGCGCAGCTCTTCCAGCACCGGCTCCACGCTGGAGACCGGCATCTGAAGCGCCTGGGCCAGTTTGTCGGCTCCGATGGGTTCCGCATAGGCAAAGAGCATCGCCTCCACGGCGGCTCGCAGTTTTTTCTGGTTCATTCGTTCTCCTTTGTGCGTTCCAGCCGCCCGCGGCGCATGGTCATCGCACCGTCCGGGCCGAGGGTGACACGCCCGCCGCGCACCAGTTCCAGCAGGGCCAGAAAGGTGGCCACATGGGTGCTCCGGCTCTGGCGGCGGGAAAACAGCTGCCCCAGCTTCCGGGCACTGCCCCCGATGAGCTGGCGCAGGATATAGACCACCCGGCTGTTCACCGACACCACCGGCGCGGACACCAGCGGCTCGAACTGCTGCTGGGTGGGCTGCCGGACGACGGCCGCTTTCCGGCCCGCCAGCGCCTGCCAGCAGTCCGCCAGCACCTGCGGCGAGTGGAAGAGGTCGTAGGTGTTGTCCTGCTCCACTTCCAGCGGTCTCCGGACGAAGACCGGGGCCTGCTCCCCTTTTGCGCGCAATGCCTCGGCCATCCGGCGGCACTGGTCGTACTCGATGAGCTGGCCGGTCAGTTCCTGTTTCATCCGCTCGCCCTCTTCGCTGCGGGGCAGCAGCAGATAGCTCTTCATCTCCACCAGATGCGCCGCCATCTCGATGAAGGCGCTGGCCGTCTCCGGGTCGGCTCCGGCGTCCGCCGCCACGGTGCGGGTGTACTGGTCGATGAGTTCCAGAATGGGGATGTTGTGCAGGTCCATCTTGTGCTTCTGCACCAGCGTCAGCAGCAGTTCCAGCGGACCTTCGAAGTCCGCCAGATGGAACGTCAGCTCTTCTGCCACTCAGATCACCGTCCCGATGGATGCGTAATACATGGAATAGGCGATCTGGTCGATGTAGCCGGTGCCCAGATCCAGCAGGTCCCACACGGCATCGTTCAGCAGGGTGAGCGGGCCGTCCAGAAAGCCGCTCCAGACCACCGCCAGCATGACGATGAGGATCACCCGCTCATATTTCATGATGCCGAAGTAGATGCGCTGGGGCAGCACCGCCAGCAGCACCCGGCTGCCGTCCAGCGGCGGCACCGGGATGAGGTTAAACACCGCCAGACTGACGTCCATCATGACCAGATATTGCAGGAAGCGGGCTGCAAACACGGTTCCGACCGTGACCGGGGCCCAGTAATACAGCAGCTTCCAGACCACCATCGCGAGGTAGGCCAGGAGCAGGTTTGCCACCGGGCCTGCCAGCGCCGTGAGCGCCATGCCCGCCTTGGGGTTCTTGAAATTGCGCGGGTCGGTGGAGACCGGCTTTGCCCAGCCCACGCCCGCCAGCACCATGCACAGGGTGCCCATCAGGTCAAAGTGGCGGAACGGGTTCAGCGACAGCCGGCCCTCCCGCTTGGCCGTAGGGTCGCCCAGCAGCCAGGCGGCGAGGGCGTGGCCCGCTTCGTGGAACGGGATGGCGACCAGCGTCACCAGCGCCCGGATAAGATAGTACAGTCCGCGTGAGGTCATCGTATTCTCCTAACAGTGGATTATTTTGTCTTATTGTACTATGTTTTTCGATTTCAGACAAGGGCTTGGCCCACAGATAAAAAAGGTTACAGAAATTTCAAAAAAATGCTTGCAATTTCTGCCCGACTCTGGTACAATAGTCAAGCTGATTATTTTGAATTCCTTACTTCACTGCTAGGAGGTGCAAGTATCATGGCTAAGTGTGAATGCTGCGGCAAGGGCGTTACCTTTGGTATTAAGGTCTCCCACTCCCATCGCCGTTCCAACCGTACCTGGAAGCCGAATGTCCGTCGTGTCAAGGCGGTCGTGGAGGGTTCTCCCAAGTATATCTACGCATGCTCCCGTTGCCTGCGCGCTGGCAAAGTTACCCGCGCTGTCTAAGTAGCTGCATCTGCCGGTCACTTTGTCGAGTGACCGGCTTTTTTGTTTTCCAGGAGGAGGTTTTTCAGATGGCTCTGCCCCATGACCCCATCATGCTTTTGAGCATGGTGAACCTGAAGCTGCGCGACTTCTACCCCAGCCTCGACGCACTGTGCGACGACCTGGACGAAGACAAGGCCGCGCTGTGCGCAACGCTCGCTGCCGCCGGGTACGGATACGACCCGGTGCGGAATCAATTCGTATAAATTCAGGAGGATGCTTTCATGATGCAAGGTACCTATTATAAAGAGTGGAGCCGGATGCTCGGCCGCGAAATGGAGTTCAAGGTCTATGGCACGGCCGGTGTGCCGGTGCTGGCCCTGCCCGC
Proteins encoded in this window:
- a CDS encoding site-2 protease family protein, translating into MTSRGLYYLIRALVTLVAIPFHEAGHALAAWLLGDPTAKREGRLSLNPFRHFDLMGTLCMVLAGVGWAKPVSTDPRNFKNPKAGMALTALAGPVANLLLAYLAMVVWKLLYYWAPVTVGTVFAARFLQYLVMMDVSLAVFNLIPVPPLDGSRVLLAVLPQRIYFGIMKYERVILIVMLAVVWSGFLDGPLTLLNDAVWDLLDLGTGYIDQIAYSMYYASIGTVI
- a CDS encoding segregation and condensation protein A, with amino-acid sequence MAEELTFHLADFEGPLELLLTLVQKHKMDLHNIPILELIDQYTRTVAADAGADPETASAFIEMAAHLVEMKSYLLLPRSEEGERMKQELTGQLIEYDQCRRMAEALRAKGEQAPVFVRRPLEVEQDNTYDLFHSPQVLADCWQALAGRKAAVVRQPTQQQFEPLVSAPVVSVNSRVVYILRQLIGGSARKLGQLFSRRQSRSTHVATFLALLELVRGGRVTLGPDGAMTMRRGRLERTKENE
- a CDS encoding DUF2953 domain-containing protein, which gives rise to MSVLSVLGTVLLVLLKGIGILLLVVLTLAVVLLFCPFCADVQWENDVLTIRVGALGLTLPVFQYPAPEKPKKKKKKKPAEQKADQKPRPETPPRKKARLTLNILCTILRGAGRLTRAIIGSLRITKINVVLGVRGEDPAEAARSYGRLNAWLYPALGFLDRFVYLDFEQLRLLPDFGSAQPTVQDRVSFRVSAQAYAIVFTAVRVLCEFWREKVLDVFL
- the scpB gene encoding SMC-Scp complex subunit ScpB, with translation MNQKKLRAAVEAMLFAYAEPIGADKLAQALQMPVSSVEPVLEELRTRYAREDSGLCLLHLNTHWQLATKADFAEPVRRVLDTRRSVPLGPAAMETLTVIAYNQPVSRAFIEQVRGVDSSSSVSGLLEKGLIEEAGRLDLPGRPVAFRTTDVFLRCFGLSSLDDLPPIHSREESGGEV
- the rpmB gene encoding 50S ribosomal protein L28; translation: MAKCECCGKGVTFGIKVSHSHRRSNRTWKPNVRRVKAVVEGSPKYIYACSRCLRAGKVTRAV
- a CDS encoding DUF4250 domain-containing protein encodes the protein MALPHDPIMLLSMVNLKLRDFYPSLDALCDDLDEDKAALCATLAAAGYGYDPVRNQFV